The Perca fluviatilis chromosome 24, GENO_Pfluv_1.0, whole genome shotgun sequence genome has a window encoding:
- the LOC120554266 gene encoding protein krueppel-like produces the protein MRTHTGERPFSCPVCKKSFRERGGLRSHMAVHTGEKRFSCSVCNRRFAWRSDVKTHKCVGPMETKADGEDCGGPEPARNSHPRLQPKTEDQTGDSSDPETDDSADRKETREPQAALNSLKQDSTYVEQLPVVKEEVP, from the exons atgagaactcacacaggagaaagacCTTTCAGCTGCCCagtttgtaagaaatcttttagagagagaggaggtttacggtcacacatggcagtccacacaggagagaaaagattcagctgcagtgtttgtaacagAAGATTTGCCTGGCGTTCTGACgtcaaaacacataaatgtgttggtccgATGGAAACCAAAGCTGacggagaggactgtggaggaccagaaccagccaggaactcacatccacgtTTACAACCaaagactgaagaccagactggagactcttctgatcctgagactgatgacagtgctgatcggaaggagaccagagaacctcaggcAGCTTTAAATTCTCTCAAACAGGATTCAACGT atgttgagcagctgccggtggttaaagaagaggttccc
- the LOC120554265 gene encoding gastrula zinc finger protein XlCGF17.1-like: MRSHTGEKPFSCSECDKAFTKSGSLKKHMRTHTGEKPFSCSECDKAFTENGSLKNHMRTHTGEKPFSCSECDKSFILSGHLKKHMRTHTGEKPFSCSECDKSFTENGTLKIHMRTHTGERPFSCSVCNKSFTVSGGLQYHMKTHTGEKPFSCSECDKAFPESGSLKKHMRTHTGERPFSCPVCKKSFRERGGLRSHMAVHTGEKRFSCSVCNRRFAWRADVKAHKCVGPMETEADGEDCGGPEPARHSDPRLQPKTEDQTGDSSDPETDDSGDWKETREPQSALNSLKQDSTCKKPFRCLECSSSSSR; this comes from the coding sequence ATGAGatctcacacaggagagaagcctttcagctgctctgagtgtgataAGGCTTTCACCAAAAGTGGAAGCCTGAagaaacacatgagaactcacacaggagaaaagcctttcagctgctctgagtgtgataAAGCTTTCACTGAAAATGGAAGCCTGAAGAaccacatgagaactcacaccGGTGAaaagcctttcagctgctctgagtgtgataAATCTTTCATCCTAAGTGGACACCTGAagaaacacatgagaactcacacaggagagaagcctttcagctgctctgagtgtgataAATCTTTCACCGAAAATGGAACCCTGAAGAtccacatgagaactcacacaggagaaagacctttcagctgcagtgtttgtaataaatcttttacaGTAAGTGGAGGTTTACAGTACCACATGAAAACCCACACAggtgaaaaacctttcagctgctcggAGTGTGATAAAGCTTTCCCGGAAAGTGGAAGCCTGAagaaacacatgagaactcacacaggagaaagacCTTTCAGCTGCCCagtttgtaagaaatcttttagagagagaggaggtttacggtcacacatggcagtccacacaggagagaaaagattcagctgcagtgtttgtaacagAAGATTTGCCTGGCGTGCTGATGTCAAAgcacataaatgtgttggtccgatggaaacagaagctgacggagaggactgtggaggaccagaaccagccaggcaCTCAGATCCACGTTTACAACCaaagactgaagaccagactggagactcttctgatcctgagactgatgacagtggtgattggaaggagaccagagaacctcagtcagctttaaactctctgaaacaggATTCAACGTGTAAGAAACCATTCAGATGTTTGgagtgtagtagtagtagtagtagataa
- the LOC120554256 gene encoding gastrula zinc finger protein XlCGF17.1-like produces METEADGVECGGPEQAKNSHPSLQPQTEDQTGDSSEPETDDSADWKETREPQSALNSLKQDSACKKPFSCSECGNRFGYNAHLKIHMRTHTGEKPFSCSVCNKSFTISGHLQYHMKTHTGEKPFSCSECDKAFTGSGNLKKHMRTHTGEKPFSCSECDKAFSASGTMKKHMKTHTGERPFSCSECGNRFGNKARLKSHMRSHTGEKPFSCSECDKAFTGRGNLKKHMRTHTGEKSFSCNVCNRRFAWRSDVKTHKCVGPMETEADGEDCGGPEPARNSHPRLQQETEDQTGDSSDPETGDME; encoded by the coding sequence atggaaacagaagctgacgGAGTGgagtgtggaggaccagaacaaGCCAAGAACTCACATCCAAGTTTACAGCCacagactgaagaccagactggagactcttctgaacctgagactgatgacagtgctgattggaaggagaccagagaacctcagtcagctttaaactctctcaAACAGGATTCAGCGTGTAAGAAaccattcagctgctctgagtgtggcaACAGATTTGGCTACAATGCACACCTGAAGAtccacatgagaactcacacaggtgaaaagcctttcagctgcagtgtttgtaataaatcttttacaATAAGTGGACATTTACAGTACCACATGAAAACTCACACAggtgaaaaacctttcagctgctctgagtgtgataAAGCTTTCACTGGAAGTGGAAACCTGAagaaacacatgagaactcacacaggagagaagccttttagctgctcagAGTGTGATAAAGCTTTCTCTGCGAGTGGAACCATGAAGAAACATATGAAAACTCACACGGGAGAaagacctttcagctgctctgagtgtggcaACAGATTCGGTAACAAGGCACGGCTGAAGAGCCACATGAGatctcacacaggagagaagcctttcagctgctctgagtgtgataAAGCTTTCACTGGAAGAGGAAACCTGAagaaacacatgagaactcacacaggtgaAAAATCTTTCAGCTGCAATGTTTGTAACAGAAGATTTGCCTGGCGTTCTGATGTCAAAACgcataaatgtgttggtccgatggaaacagaagctgacggagaggactgtggaggaccagaaccagccaggaactcacatccacgtTTACAACaggagactgaagaccagactggagactcttcggATCCTGAGACTGGTGACATGGAATAG